Below is a window of Plasmodium sp. gorilla clade G2 genome assembly, chromosome: 6 DNA.
acatTATGTAGAACATATCGTTTTATAGATTTAAAGGGatttatgttaaaaaaatttgatcGTAGATTTCTTAGGGTTTTTGCAAATACGTCTAAATTGTCTGAATTTTTGCACCCGCAGCTGGTTGGAAAAACGGtaagtgaaaaaaaaaaaaaaaaaaaaaaaaaaaattaaaatgtatatataataaataattatgagtAGTGATTTAATGAAATCAATATGTagacatatatgtatatatatatatttttctgtaGTATTTAATAAATGCACCATCATATATACGAGTGACTATTGAAACGTTAAAAACCTTTGGAATAAGCAGAAGAACATTAAATAAACTTGAAATTCCAAGAAGCTTTTCTCATAAAGAGCCAGCTGACTGTGACTGGTTTAATTTGCTAGTTGACAAAAATGTAATCTaaattgaaaaataatataatatatatatgtatatatatatatgtatttatttatttatatatttatatatattttttttttcaaggaCATACCTACTTATTTAGGCGGAAAGTGCAAATGCAAAAATGGATGTATTCCAGGTTTTCAGAATGACCTTGAAAATCCCttaaatttaaatgaagaggaaataaaagaagaaattcaaaataatttGTCTAAATTAACAACAACTAAAACTGAGAAAAATAGCCCACTTGTGGGTAAATGAaattaatgtttttttttttttttttttaatctgtaattatttaatttttaatataataaaagataattgttaaatatgatacatacatacatatatatatatatatatatatatatatatatatataatattgatcttttcattttatactatttaatttattatttcgctttatttaatttttttttttttttttaagttttaATTAATAACAAACTTTTaaaattgatatatttttaatagaatattatatttttaaggattatcattaaatatttatatctatgCAATTGTTGAAAAGTGTCTTTTGAAtagacaaaaatatatatagatatatcaaattagatgttaaaaaaattaatttttatttgtaatattcgTGACGTTTCCACTTTCTTCTACTGGACCCCCTAATACAttgtttcttatttttttatgccTTAGAGGTATATATTCTGATGTAGGTAATGTATCCCATTCGACATTGcctataatatttaataaaaataatttcaaaatatataatgttatatatatatattttatattttttgtgtttACATTCATTAGCCCATCTAATCCTCATTTCGTAATTATAATTTGAGAAATCCATAGCAGGAGAGCAATGCCCTATATAATCCTTTAcgtcataaaatataaaaaataagataatataagaataattcTTATCTTTTAATACACATTAGATATAaacacatttttattatttgattatataaaataaataatatatatatatatatatatatatatttttcatatgttCTATTTCATTTTGTACCTCTGGTGCTATACACAAATTATTGTCAATGTATGTCCAGCGAAAAGGGCATTTAtccataatttttaatttaggTGCTTAGTATATAAGAAGTGCATAAAATTATAAggtaatataagaaatagaataatttattaataagtaatcataatatataataaaatgaatacataataatatatatttttatatttaatatttagtgttcatatatatatataccactAATACAAGGCCATTCAACCTCACATTTCCATGAAAAAAGCTCTTTATCTAAATTGGTACTCTTAGAGAAATCTATAGATCTACATctgttataatataaaaatgtataaatatgtatatgtttgcgtataagtaaatatatcatatatgtatatatatatatatattttttttcttttaatattgtTGTTAACTCTCCTTCGTATTTCTCAGGTGGAATACAAAGATTCTTGTCATAAGCAGATACATTCCAAtcttataaatttaaatatttaaaaacaaatatatatatacatttatatacatcATACAAAGCTTAatgtgtttttattttaaaccTATAGgacatatatttgtataatcTCTTCTACACTTTCCAATATACCTATGATATGAAAAGTTggttatgaataaataatatgtatatatattaatatttatatgaattatcaattataaaaaaaaattatatgcttttattaataatatattatatttttatccaaccataatttttttaatctttCTTGTAcaattctatatatttctgaagatataatacaaatgattattagacatatataaaatgtaatatatgaaataaaaaaaatatatatattaataagtaTTAATAACCTTCGTCCAGAAGATTTTCTATTTCTGCGTTTTCTAGATCAACAGTTGCTTCTTCTTCAGcctaaaaataataataacaataatcataataataaaaagactaaaaacaaaattgatatataagacatgtattataaaatatttctataatgTTACATTTTCTAGACTTTTGTGTGCGATGTCTTCAAAATTTGAATTTTGTAACTCGTCTTGATCATCTTCGTCTTCATCCTCATCTTCTCTTTCATTTGTAACTAACTCTtcgtttattttatataatttgttcAAATCTCTAGATagttgataataaaaaatttaataaatgataaacaataaataatgaataatgaataattaggttaataattttatacatatattgtatatatatgtgtgagtgttatatttttttatttaatactcCGAAATGCTTTTTTCAGAATTAGTACTAAGAGAACTAAAACGAGGATTTTTATAAGCATTCGTTCTCAATAAAATGAGGAACAAAATATAAGGAAAGACAAGATATAATATAcgattcatattttttataagtattattattattgtaatataaaaaaaatatatatatatatatatattaatatatcatctaaCAAATAATCATTgtaacatttatttattatatcatataatatatataataatatcatttgaATTATTCTACATTTCATAAGTTCAAatcaattttatatttacaatattaGAACAATAtgaattcatatatatgagGTGTATATACATCAATATATAGAAACAACAATGACTAGAAAAAaccttatttatttaaatttttttttttttttttattttgcaATTCAgaattgttttattattatattttttaattaaagtATCGAAGGTTAATTAATTACATAACAATATGAAGAAATCATAtgtttaaaaagaaaacttAAATATAgacataattaaaaatattatatgaattgttaattaaaataaaattaaatttgaATTATAAATGCCACAAaagattaaaaaatttatatataaaaaaattaaaaaaaaaaaaaaaaaaaactagtcaaattgttatatatataaacacaaaTCAACAAATGAGTATCAAATGTTAAAATgcaaaatttaataatataaatattaaaaataaagattatTTCTCTCTTTTAAAATGATGGATAgacataaacaaaaaaataaaataaaaaatgaaataaaaaaaacttttATGTATTGTTAATAATTAAGACggaatttttgt
It encodes the following:
- a CDS encoding CPW-WPC family protein, producing MNRILYLVFPYILFLILLRTNAYKNPRFSSLSTNSEKSISEDLNKLYKINEELVTNEREDEDEDEDDQDELQNSNFEDIAHKSLENAEEEATVDLENAEIENLLDEEIYRIVQERLKKLWYIGKCRRDYTNICPIDWNVSAYDKNLCIPPEKYEGECRSIDFSKSTNLDKELFSWKCEVEWPCISAPKLKIMDKCPFRWTYIDNNLCIAPEDYIGHCSPAMDFSNYNYEMRIRWANECNVEWDTLPTSEYIPLRHKKIRNNVLGGPVEESGNVTNITNKN